The genomic region CAGCAGATAGTGAATGATTTTTAATAAAATCCGCTAAGAATTCCTCTCCACGAGAAACGGTGACTTTCGTTTCATAAGTAGTTGTCCTTCCTTCTTTCTTCGGATTTATTAAATCTACTTTTACTAAAATCACACCCGCGTACTTAATTCTATTTCTTTCCGGTTTAAGATCAATGGCTTTTGAAAATTCGAAAGGATCTAAGTTTACGTTTCCAACAAAAGCGCCAAGTTCTCTTGTTTGAATAGGAAGACTCGATATTGTAAATTGGTCTTTTCTTTCCTCGCCTGAAATTGCCATAAATGCGGAGTCAATCGGGAAGTCCGATACCCGGCTCTGTATTATTTCATACATTCCTTCATCGTGCGATTTTATATCACCAAAATCTATTTTGCCATAGTACTCAATTTTTTTGGCAGTGTAATCGATGCTCTTTATATTTTTTAATTCGAGAGCTACCGTAGGATAATAATAAACTTTCTCATTCATATATAAGAATAGAGAAAAGCCGACAATTCCCGAAGTGTTTTTTTCTCCGGCAAATCTGTTTACATCGATCCGTCTTTGTGGTATTGAACAATTTGATATACTCAATATCGTTAATAATATTAATGTAGTATATTTTAATTTTCTACTTTTCATTATCATAAATAAATCTACCTTATTTTACTTTTTCTTTGTTGATATTACTCCGCTCGATGAGAAGTCGCATTCCTCAAAGGCCGAATAAGTTATGTAAGAACTAATTCTCAAAAGGACCCCATAGGTTTCCAGTGAGAATTCACATTCGCTAATTTTACTCTTAGGATAGAATTTAGAGTTATCTAAATCAAATAACGTAAGGTTTATTGCAGTAGCAGCTAAAACTTCTTCGTTCGTTCTCGATTCCAGCGTTGCCCCTGTTAAACCTTGCTCTGTGAAAACTTCTTTGTACGCAGCATAGTCTCCAATTTCAGCAGCCAGTATTAATTTAGCCTTAGCTTCGTTTCCTCGAAATGAATTTGGCTGACCTATCTCCGAACAATAGTAAAAGGAATTTAACAATATAATCACAGCTATAATTCGCATACATATCCTCAGTTGCTGATCTTGATTTAGTAAAAGGACTTGTAGAACAAAAGAATCAAATTATACACTATTGCGAAGTAGCCAATTAAAAGAAATCGCTTCTTGTATGTTAGAGGCCACTGAAAGAATCTATAAATATTAGATTTTTTGTCCTCAGGAATTTCGATCCAACCTTCGTTATGTATTTCTGGACCAAACCATAGTGATTTAACTTTAGTTATCTCTTTTCCAAAGACTTCTATCGAGATTCTATTTGTGTCCGAAAATTCGCTTACGACTGTCTGACATTTTTGGCAATGATTCAAATGCTTATAAAGCAATAGAGGAATTCGCTTTTCCTTTGTTAAATAGGAAATTAAATACTTATCTTCGAAACAGCTTTGGTTGGATAAATCGTTCATAATTAATTTCCTATTTAACTACCCTTTTCCTGGTGTATAATTGCTATACTAAATACAATATTTTAGAATTGATAATAATACCAACGAGGAAAAAGAGAGTCTTAATTCTATTTGCGGAATAGGACCCTCCATACCAAAGGACTAGTATTTTTATTCCAATATGGTTTACTTTTTCTTATTTGGTTTCTTCTCTGCGATTTCTTTTACCGGAGTTCCTTCGACTTCGACACAACTCAAGAAAAAGTAGTGATAAGACTTAGCCTTAACATCCACGTCTTTTAATCCAGTTGCTCCCGGCGAAGCGTTTAATGCGTCTCTTACAGCTTCGGCAATACTATTCGCATACCAGTTTGAAGGCAAGAATCCACAATCACGACCTATTACTCTTTCTCCACTTCCAATTACTTCTAAGTTAGAAGGAGCAATAACGGCGTATCTATTAAACTGACCCCAGTTATATGAACAATTTGTGGTTAGAGCGAAAATCAGAAAAAAAGCAGAACTTATAATTCTATTTTTCATATTATTTCAAGCTCCTTGTCTGCGCACAATTTCCAGAAGTAAATTTAAGTCCAACTTTTGAAAGGTCAGTCTTACTCTTATTTTCCAAATCCTTGTTCATATCGTTAAGGATGTTAGTTACAACCATGCTGCAATTCTCTCCAATTACTTCATCGGAAAGTTGTGCGGTGTCTGATTGTGCAGGAACTATATAACCCACACGTCCTATTGTAAAACAGCCGGTCAGTAGAACCATGGCCGTACCCAATGTTAATGTTCTTATCATTTTTGCCTCGTTTTTGATTTTTATCTTAGCTTTTTTTAATATTTCGCATAATTTTCAACCGATTCAGTGTAGTGTCAACTGGCACAAATTGTAAATTAACTTAAAGCTTCATAAATAATTTACATGTAATAAAATAAGAAAACAGAATTCTGAGATTTTACGAATTAATATAAATGAAGAAATAGAGCTATCCACGACTGTACTTCCAAATATAACATTTTAATTTAATACCTTGCGGACATCTCAAATGTAGGTATAGCAAATTTTGAGATTCCTCATAACGATTGTTTGGTATTTTTCTTGAAAAATAGATTGCCTTGCCTTTTCCATATTCAGTTAAATAGATCCAATCAGATATCCTAGGATAGTCGACTACTGACAATGTTAAATTATCAATAAAATCGTCTGATTTAAAAACTCCTTTCTTAACTAAAGCGGTTCGAAAAGTTTGTGTATCAAAAAAGACCGCGCACACTGAAGAATTTGAGGTACTATCTATATAATTATCTTTCTTGCGAAAGCTTAATGCTTCGTAACCGTTGAATTCCACCAAGAACTCTTCATTCATCATTGTTTTAAGACTGTTACAATTTTTTTCTCTAATAGCATTTAGAAAATCCGAGATTTCATCGAAAGTACCAAAATTTGGATCAAAATCAACTTGAGCCCCGTCGAAGCTTTTTTGAATTTCTTTTCCCGATTTTGATGAACCTTCTTTACAGAGAAATATCAAAAGCGCACTGAGAATAATAATAACCCTGTTCAAATTCGTTGCTTTTCTTTTTGTATTCCTACTTTTTTTTGCATGCGAATAACATACGAACGACAGTTAATAACTTTCTTCTTGTATCGGCCAAAGGTAGCTCCTTAATATTACCCCCGCGAAAATTTACGAATAAAACACTTTTGATTGAGTCCTGCTGGACAATCTAAGTACAAACTTAACAATAAATCAATTCCTCCTTTTCCTCGTTCTCTAGAAAAATAAATCACTTTTATTTTCGATCCATCATTCCCTTCATCCGTAGTTGCATTTATAGTTCGAGATATCGATAAATAGTCACGAACAGATAGCAAATTATCATCAACTACTTCCAGCGAAGGATACATTCCTTTCTGAACGAGTATAGTCCTCAAAGCAAGAGTGTCGAAAAAAACTTGGCATACAGAAAAATCTGATTTCTGAATTTTAAATTCATTCTTTGCTAAAAATGTAAATACTTCATAACCATTGAACTCTACAGAGAATTCATTTCCTAAATCAGACTTTAATTTTTCACAATCCTTTTCTCTTAATATTTTTAAAAAGGAGTTAAATTCATCTTTAGAACCAAATTCCGTATCTACGACTACTTTTATATTATCATAATTAAATTCGTTCTCATTCTTTAATCGATCATCCGCTTTCGGAGATGCTTCTTTGCAAAATATAACTAATATAATTGAGGCTAATGCTAATGAATATTTCATAATTTAACTTCCGTATTTATATTCTTTTAAATTTCTATCGCTATTGTCCATTCCAATAGGGATAAAAATCCCAGCGTTTCATGGTCACAGGGTTACCTTTT from Leptospira licerasiae serovar Varillal str. VAR 010 harbors:
- a CDS encoding TIGR04452 family lipoprotein → MRIIAVIILLNSFYYCSEIGQPNSFRGNEAKAKLILAAEIGDYAAYKEVFTEQGLTGATLESRTNEEVLAATAINLTLFDLDNSKFYPKSKISECEFSLETYGVLLRISSYITYSAFEECDFSSSGVISTKKK